TTTAATTAAAGTGCGGTAGAGCCACCATTGCGCCATAAACTTCTCCATTTAGGTTAACATCAATGATTCTTCTAAATTCTTCAGGCGATATTTGGTCAAACAGTGCAACAACGCTGGTTCCAGATACATGTACCCAGGTATCGAGTCGCCCATAAACTGCAACTGTTTGATCGGCGATCGCTTTAAACCTGATTTGATGTCTTGCATTAGCGTCCAGTGTCAGTCATCGAGGAACGATAGCAGATCGACGTTGAGTTGATCTTTGTGGGTATCGGTCAGTCCGTGGGGTGCACCTGGATAGACTTTCAGGGTGGCATTCTTGACCAGTTTCGCAGAGGCGATCGCGGCGGCACCGATTGGTACGATCTGGTCATCATCGCCATGAATGATCAGCGTTGGCACGTTAAACTTTTTGAGATCCTCGGTGAAATCCGTCTCAGAGAATGCCTTTATGCAGTCGAGGGCGTTCTTGTGTCCCGCCTGCATCCCCTGGAACCAGAACCAGTCGATCATGCCCTGCGAAACCTTGGCACCCGGTCGATTGAAGCCGAAGAACGGCCCGCTGGCAAGATCCTTGTAGAGTTGTGATCGCTCGGCAAGGGAGCCAGCGCGAAGACCGTCGAACACTTCAATTGGCAGTCCATCGGGATTATTCTCTGTCTTCAGCATCAGCGGCGGCACGGCGGAGATCAGCGCGGCTTTGGCAACTCGTGCTGTGCCGTGGCGACCAATATAGCGGGCAACTTCACCGCCGCCTGTGGAGAAGCCGATCAGAGTAGCACCGTTTATATCTAGCGTTTCAATCAGCGTGGCGAGGTCGTCGGCATAGGTATCCATTTCGTTGCCATCCCAGGGTTGGCTTGATCGCCCATGTCCCCGCCGATCGTGAGCGATCGCCCGATAGCCGTGGTCTGCTAGAAAAACCATCTGGGCTTCCCAACTATCGGAATTCAGGGGCCAGCCGTGACTGAAGACAATAGGCTGTCCCGTGCCCCAGTCTTTGTAATATATCTCTGTGCCGTCTCTGGTGGTGAGTATACTCATATATCTCCTATGGATGTTGGGTAGAACAAAGAAGTTGCTTGGCGTACAATCTATTGTTCTCATTTTTAAACGAACATGCAATTGAGAACACTCAAGTTCTTTGAGCTAAACCTTATCCATCTTGAAAACTGGAGTTTTTGCAAAAAACATATTACTGTGGATAACAGGTGTGGTAGAAAATAAAACAGAAATGCTCAAAGTAGAATGCGATCGCTGGAACGAGAGTGCCTCAATCTTAAGAGTGTTGCCTTAAGAGCAGATCATGCGAGAACTCGTGAGCGTTTAATGGCACTGTATGGAATGCCACTAAGTTAAGCTGAAGAGTATGCAGCGTAAGGATTGCAGAGAGGCAGGGGTGCAGGGGTGCAGA
This genomic interval from Nostoc flagelliforme CCNUN1 contains the following:
- a CDS encoding alpha/beta fold hydrolase encodes the protein MSILTTRDGTEIYYKDWGTGQPIVFSHGWPLNSDSWEAQMVFLADHGYRAIAHDRRGHGRSSQPWDGNEMDTYADDLATLIETLDINGATLIGFSTGGGEVARYIGRHGTARVAKAALISAVPPLMLKTENNPDGLPIEVFDGLRAGSLAERSQLYKDLASGPFFGFNRPGAKVSQGMIDWFWFQGMQAGHKNALDCIKAFSETDFTEDLKKFNVPTLIIHGDDDQIVPIGAAAIASAKLVKNATLKVYPGAPHGLTDTHKDQLNVDLLSFLDD